One window of the Eucalyptus grandis isolate ANBG69807.140 chromosome 6, ASM1654582v1, whole genome shotgun sequence genome contains the following:
- the LOC120294790 gene encoding protein ACCELERATED CELL DEATH 6-like, which yields MDPRLYRYANSGDIHSLKELLDRDPSMLLMHTPQGNTALHVAARSGKTPVLAEIYSRCKSLLTQPNSEGDTPLHVASRAGYLSVVKFLVTEITSVSPSQLDIESGFNRGFEMLRWGNRRNNTALHEAIRNGNSQVVRLLIKADSHLVLYENSSGESPLYLAARGGMKEIVDWILTSCPLSADGGSDGQTALHAAVSARHPGVVKALLRAKPELIKEADHHGRTPLYYAAFSGCHKLVQQLLELDISSAHLVDRDGLSSLHAAARNGHAKVIKEIIRQCPDAGELVDLEGQNILHVAVLSERANVVRCILETIELEGLINQPDHNGNTSSHLTIMERKSWIAAYLLWDARVDQTARNAKGDTAFDIEELTKEPRVIPSAVTLNWRQLRLPHLWNLGGGFFPCTNEQKDGVCNSEQTYKQNCQTLLMVATLITTVTFAAAFTMPGGYNNNPGPG from the exons ATGGATCCAAGGCTGTACAGATATGCAAACTCCGGTGATATTCACTCCCTCAAGGAGCTTCTCGATAGAGATCCGAGCATGCTTCTGATGCACACTCCTCAAGGAAACACGGCTCTCCATGTTGCTGCCAGATCTGGAAAAACGCCAGTTTTGGCGGAGATCTATAGTCGATGCAAGTCTCTTCTCACGCAGCCAAATTCCGAGGGAGACACTCCTCTGCATGTAGCCTCAAGGGCTGGCTATCTTTCTGTTGTGAAGTTTCTAGTCACAGAGATCACATCCGTCTCTCCTTCTCAGCTAGACATTGAAAGCGGCTTCAACCGCGGATTCGAGATGCTAAGATGGGGAAACAGAAGGAACAACACAGCCCTGCATGAAGCAATTAGAAACGGTAACTCACAAGTGGTTAGGTTGTTGATAAAGGCCGATTCTCACCTTGTACTTTATGAAAATAGTTCGGGAGAATCCCCATTGTACCTGGCTGCTAGAGGGGGCATGAAAGAGATTGTAGATTGGATTTTGACATCATGTCCTTTATCTGCTGATGGCGGATCAGATGGCCAGACGGCTTTGCATGCTGCTGTGAGTGCGAGACATCCTG GTGTAGTGAAAGCCCTCCTAAGGGCAAAGCCAGAGCTGATCAAAGAAGCTGACCACCATGGCAGGACCCCTCTTTACTATGCAGCTTTTTCTGGATGCCACAAATTGGTCCAGCAATTACTGGAGCTCGATATCTCGAGCGCACATTTAGTGGACAGAGATGGTCTTTCATCACTTCATGCAGCCGCAAGAAATGGTCATGCCAAGGTTATAAAAGAGATTATACGGCAATGCCCAGATGCTGGAGAATTGGTAGACCTAGAGGGCCAAAACATTCTTCATGTTGCAGTCCTAAGCGAGAGAGCAAATGTTGTCAGGTGCATATTGGAAACCATCGAGCTCGAGGGCCTAATAAATCAGCCTGATCACAACGGCAATACTTCTTCGCATCTGACTATCATGGAAAGGAAAAGTTGGATCGCGGCTTACCTATTGTGGGATGCAAGAGTTGATCAAACAGCCCGGAATGCAAAGGGGGATACCGCCTTCGACATAGAGGAGCTAACCAAGGAACCACGTGTTATTCCCTCG GCCGTGACGCTGAATTGGCGACAACTGCGCCTCCCACATCTTTGGAATCTTGGTGGAGGATTTTTCCCCTGtacaaatgaacaaaaagatgGTGTCTGTAATTCAGAACAAACTTACAAGCAAAATTGTCAGACCTTACTGATGGTCGCCACACTCATCACGACTGTGACATTTGCAGCGGCTTTCACGATGCCCGGTGGTTATAACAATAACCCTGGCCCAGGCTAA